One Leucoraja erinacea ecotype New England chromosome 5, Leri_hhj_1, whole genome shotgun sequence DNA segment encodes these proteins:
- the dnajc5ga gene encoding dnaJ (Hsp40) homolog, subfamily C, member 5 gamma a translates to MATPRLQRTMSRTGESLYKALGLEKGATPEEIKKAYRKLALKYHPDKNPDNPDASEKFKEINNANAILNDDNKKRIYDEYGSFGLYVAEQFGEESVKYYFLMNKCWFKALFICCGLLTGCCCCCCCCFCCGKCKPSGEMEDYDIINPEDLEAQIKAEHTGDDGVNVVNTQPEASSPSENANKERQA, encoded by the exons ATGGCAACACCACGACTTCAGCGAACGATGTCCCGAACGGGCGAAAGTTTATATAAGGCACTAGGATTGGAGAAAGGAGCTACACCAGAGGAGATCAAAAAAGCATACAG AAAACTCGCTCTCAAATATCATCCAGACAAAAATCCAGACAACCCTGATGCATCAGAAAAGTTTAAAGAAATAAACAATGCCAATGCTATTCTGAACGATGACAATAAGAAACGCATCTATGATGAGTATGGCTCATTTGGACTATATGTGGCTGAGCAGTTTGGAGAGGAGAGTGTCAAATACTACTTTTTGATGAACAAATGTTGGTTTAAG GCTCTATTTATATGCTGTGGCCTACTCACTGgatgctgctgttgctgttgttgttgctTCTGTTGCGGAAAATGTAAACCATCAGGTGAAATGGAAGATTATGATATTATTAATCCTGAAGATTTGGAAGCACAGATTAAAGCAGAACACACTGGTGATGATG gGGTAAACGTTGTTAACACTCAACCAGAAGCAAGTTCGCCATCAGAAAATGCAAATAAAGAACGGCAG